The genomic interval GAGCTACGGCTGTATCTTTATGTCTTTGTATCTTTGCCAACACTTCattcacttgctgctgctgctgctaagtcacttcagtcatgtccgactctgtgcgaccccatagacggcagcccaccaggctcccccatccctgggattctctaggcaagaacactggagtgggttgccatgtccttctccaatgcatgaaagtgaaaagtgaaagtgaagtcgctaagtcatgcccgactcttagcaaccccatggactacagcctactaggctcctccatccatgggattttccaggcaagagtactggagtggggtgccattgccttctccaatctagtGGATGCTAAAGATGGATTTGTTGACTGTCTTTATGCACATACAGTTTTGTCAGGGACACAGGGTACATACTAAGGCCGCCTTGACCATGTCCAAACTGCAAGAACAGAGCCACTCCCTGAGGCTCCCTCTGCCTGTGCTGTCTTCCCTTCCTTCATCGCCCCAAAGCTCTCTGTGAAGTCAAGTGCTATCTCTTTTGTTCATGCTTCCAGGAGGGATGCGAGGAGAAGCGCTTGGAATTTCCAGGCATCGAGCCTCTGGGAACATGGGACTTAAGGGGTGTGGGTGGTTCTCCCCAGAACAGTCGGCACAGCTGTTTCTCCCTCCATCACGCCCAGCTCCGACCAGGGAGCTCCCATCCCACATCCTGGGGACACAGCAaagaacctggactggcacaaACCCACCCTCCCGCCTTGGAAAGCAATGAAACATGTGCTGCAATGAAGCTGACTTCTCAAAACCCCAGGCAACATTTAAAAGGCACAGCTGGAGAAGTGACTGTGATTGTCGCTAAGCGAGGACAGACACCCACCTGCCAGCCCGACGTTGGCCGCGTTAGCGATCGCCACCGCCTCCTCCTCTGTGTTGAACCTGCCAAAGTCAGGGTGGGTCATCAGCAAAATCCCACAGGGGAAGGGAAACCagctgtttttccttctgctctgtTTCCCAAATAAGAGCCAGGGGTCAATCAGAGTTTTGCAAGGAGCAAAGAGGAAAACACCTTCATTCACTGCACACGCTGAGTTCAAGGCTAGGGAGCTTGGATCAACACCAGTTCATCTCTTCTAGGAGAACAGGAGACATGCAGGGAACTACAGTGTATTCAGAATGTTGAATAAAATGCCTAAGAAAAGGGTTACTGTTTTTGTTCCCTCTTAAGACGTGTGCCAATCATAACTACTTGAGAAGCAGCCGTGACGTGGGAGAAAGACAACAGCCAGGGCCTGGTGGGGCCCAGGGTTCCAGTGTTGGTTCGCTGCTTATGCTCTGAGCAGTGTGACAGTGCTGGGGGTCTGTTCCCTTTGGAAATGAGACTACTAGTGTGGAAGCCTAATGCAGTCTCTTCCAGCTTGATGATCTTATTTCTGAAACTAGATTTCAGAGGCCTTTTTCTATTGCCCCAGAACTGTAAATGGGGGGCAGAACATTCTATGTATCCCAGCTCCTCAAATCAGAGACCCAGCAGCAGCCAGCCGTCTGAAGGCTCGGGCAGAGCTGGCAGACCCCGGTCAGTGCGAGAGGACGTGTGGAAGAGAGAGGTGGGGGGCCTCAAGAGAATCACTTGTTCCAAGTACGAGCAGTTCTTGTCTCTCCACTGTAGAGAGCAAGCCGTTCTATCTGCCAGAGAATAAAAACCAGGGCATCACCCATATCCTCACTGCCTATGTGTCCCTCGAAAATGCACTCATCACAGTATCAGGTGGGACATCCTCGACGATTTCACCTTTTGAGTGTGAACTATTTACACAATAACAACCACACTGATATTAGGTGATGTGCTTTATGTATATTACATCATTTAAACCTTACAGCTGTCCTGTGAGgcaagtttttttgttgttgtttagtcactaagtcatgtctgactctttgcaacctcatggactatggcccaccaggcttctctgtccatggaattctccaggcaggaatattagagtgggttgccatttcctactccagggactgaacctgggtctctcaggtcttctgcattggcaggcagattctttaccactgttccacctgggaagccatgaggCAAGTACTAGTTTTTAGTCCTTTTCCCATCAAGGAccctggggctcagagaagttaactcATTCAAGGGGACACAGGTATAAAGTAGCAAAGCCTACATTCCTAACCTCTGCCTCCTTTTGGAAAATGTCAAGTTCATATTCTaggtaaaaatttttttactaaAAGATGAAAGTTCTCCAAGTGGTCCATTTTCCCAATGTCAGATTAATCTATTAATTTCATTAGcaatggaggagagagaaatatttggagaaataatGACCAGGAATTTCTGAGGACTAAACAAACACCTTAGATTTTAAATAAAGGCCTTGGGATCTCAGATTGAAAAAAGCTCACAGTATGCCGTacctaagctgctgctgctgctaagtcacttcagtcgtgtccgactctgtgtgaccccatagacggcagccaccaggctcccccgtccctgggattctccaggcaagaacactggaatgggttgccatttccttctctaatgcatgaaagtgaaaagtcaaagtgaagtcgctcagtcgtgtccgactcttagcaaccccatggactgcagcctaccaggctcctccatccatgggattttccaggcaagagtactggagtggggtgccattgccttctccggtacctAAGCTACCATGGTAAAATTTAAGAACATCAAAGGCCATGAATCTCTGAAGAGAAAAAGATCCCTTCACAGGAACAAGAACCAGACATCAGCTTTCTCAGTAACAACCCTGAAAATAAGCAGACCAAGGAGTGCTATCTTGTGAAGCTCGATTTTTACGCAGGTAGATTATTAACTTGTGAGTGTGGGATAAACGGTCCCATACGAACATAGTTCATTTCCCACAGACACCCTTGAAAGAAGTCTTGAAGGATGTACTCTGTTTTGAAGAAAAATGAGTTTGGCAGGGAGCAAAGTAGAGAATTTGGTAAATTTTGTGGTCTAAACTGGCAATAACAAAAACCAATGTTTAAAAAACCATGCCTTGGACCTGGCCCTTCCCCTGACACAGCCCCActctctgctcctctctctctcccaccggCCGCAAATGACACAGGAACTGGATTACTCGCcagccttccttttcctttcctactCTTCCTCCCGTCTTCCTACACGCTGGATGGCCTTACTTGATAACAGGTGCCACAGGCCCAAAAGTCTCTTCCTGAGAGCAGAGCATGTCTCGGGTGACGTTGCTGAGCAGGGTGGGCTCGAAGAAATTTTTCCCAACGTGGTGTCGCTTCCCACCTGTCACAACGGTGGCCCCTTTGGAAATGGCATCACTCACGTGTTTCTCGACCTGtgtgaggagaaaaggaagagccTTTGGGAAAGGGAATCCAGGATACTTGGAAAATGTTTAAACTGTCAAAAACTATAActgggcttttctttctttttcaaataggTTTGAAACCATACGCCCCAGTTCCTTCTAGGTAGGAAGAACCAAATACACAGATATGGAGTCAAGAGGGAGGGTTGTATATACAATGCTGCTTCCTCCccacttgttggaaggactgaagctgaagctccaatactttggccacctgatgcgaagagctgactccttggaaaagacactgggaaaggttgagggcagtaggagaagggaacaagagaggatgagatggttggatggcatcaccgactcaatggacatgagcttgagcaaactctgggagctggtgatggacaaggaaacctggcatgctgcagtctatggggtcgcaaagagtcggacatgacttggcgactgaacgacagcaacCCTGCTCTGTGAGTTTCTGGCTATTTGGTCTTTCTGTTTGCTGAATGGCCTAATACACATACACTCGTGTCTTTCCAGGGCTGATGCTCAGCTGCCTTTCTGGGATTTGCTCTCCTTGCCTTCCTGGGTTAGTTCCAGGCTCTTGGATCCCACGCTGTTCTTGTCCCtggacttctctttcactttgttCTAATATTTTCTCCTCGAGTACTAGTTATTTTGAAAAAGGTGCACTGAAGATGGTTTATATTCAGAATGTTTTGATAACTGCAGGTCGGGTTTTCTCTTGCACTGGCTGGTAATGGAATTTGGACCCCAAATAATTTTCCTTCAGAGTGTTGAGTATATTTCTCTACTTCTGGTGCTGACAATGAACATTCTAACTCAGAAATAGTTCTCACTCCTTTATGGATCGATTTTCCCCACTCTAGAAGCTGCTTGAATCTTCTTTGTATGTTCCTAACATTCTAAAATTTTAGCAAAACACACCTgggttttctctttattctaaCTCTATATACTTGGCAATTGGCAAAGTCTTTCAATCTGAAGAATTAAATTATTTCCCCCTAGCTCTGATAAGTTTTCCTCTAGCATTTGTTTGATAGACCTGTTTCTTCCACTTCAAGTCTTTCTAGAGCTTCTATCACTAAAATGGATACACccctgtgtgggtgtgtgcatgttcggtcgtgtctgactctttgtgactcccatggactgtagcctgccaggctcctctgtccataggattttccaggcaagagtatgtcCTGTCTTCTCAAAACTCTCGGAGGAAGGTATTAGATTCCTAGAAATGTCtgatctcaaaaacaaaaagcctttttcctctccttttaggTGTTCCAAAGATGAAAGAACTTTGTATTTCAAGATGGTAATTCCCGAAGCAGCAGGAGACAGAATTATCACCACTGCAAGAGAAGATTTAGGGACAGCAGTAGAATGCAAGAGGCAGATCTCATGGGAGCTCAGCGAAATGACAGAGCTGGAAAAGCTTATAACCTGACGATGCCACTTGATTCATACCAACTGGCAGAAATTCACTAGTGTTTCTAATTTCTCCATGTTTCCAAAACCACCTTGCTGGGCACCTTACCAGAGTGGTTTTTGATACTGAAACCAGGACACTGAACAGATACTAAGACAAACTTACCTTTTCTACAGCTTTCGCATTAATTAACGGGCCTTGAGTAGTTCTCTCGTCAAATCCATTACCCACATGCAGGTTTGTTTTAATTGCCTCAGCAAATTTTTTCACAAAGGAGTCATGGATACCGCTTTGCACCAAGAAACGGTTGGAGCACACACAAGTCTagacagaaagaaacaaactcaTGTCAACAGTTCATCAGAAGCTACTGACCCAACCAGTAAACCTATGATTGCTGCTACCTCTGAATGTAAATGTACTTCCCAGATGGTCCCTGTCCTGGGTCCCACCTCCATACTCAAGCTTGGCCCTaaagagaaacatgccaagagCATGTACTTCTCCAGGCCCCTCCACAGCCACCACACCTCTGTAGTTAAACAGGTAAGCGAGCATAAATAATCTGTGAGCAAAAAGCCACTAACCCAGGTTTTTTTCAAATGGCTCATATTGGAACCAGAAAACCAACACAAGAAATTAGCTCCTTGAGACGTGATACTCAGCGACAGAGAGCAGAGCTAGAAGGAAAAGGATTCAAAGGCTAATTTATGTCCTCTAGCTTAGTGAACTTTTCAAGAGCTTGGCAGAATCCAACATTTTGAAAATGGACACAAGACCATTCTTTCAGTCTAAATTATTGAAAAGCCCtttgtttattatattttctagtttagacctaatattttcaagttataaaatataaacacattatTGGAAATGAGGCTATCCTTGATACATTTTCTTCTTGGCTTTTTTCTTAATTGTGTATTTTCTAGTAGAAACAGTTTGTAGATAATTTTGTACCCTGTGCATTTTTATTGGCTTAAAGCAACATACCCCGAAGTTGTAGCTTTGTAAATGTAATTCTGAAGGTTATACACCTGTGCATTTTGTGTTTCTAAAAGGAAACACACCTATTTCAGAAACAACCAAGCTAATTTAGGTTAtgtgaaaggagaaaaattaattaCCAATGGTCAAAACAGGATGAAAACTatttaataaagaatattatacaCTTCACCTTTTTCCTCCTAGATAGCTTTCcagtttttattccatttctgGAACGCATTTAAAATCGCTTATTGATGGTACTCTAAGATGAAGTGCTTACCTTGTATGAAATAACTTGAAAGGTCCCTGCTGGATCTAATGCTCTGGGATTCCCTAGAAGGTGTGAGCGGAGGCCACCACTCTCCCTAGGACAAGCTGGACCCTCCTTGGCCCACTGTGGTGTGTGTGGCCCTCTAGTGGAGGCCTGTCCTGCCCTCCTCATCTCGCAAAGAGTGAGACCCAGGCAGTAGGGTTTTGAGTTTTTCAAGGCACCATCTCAACATTTTCCAACCTTCTTTTCCTTAAGACTGTGGGCTCCAGACCCTAGCTGTTCAGGCTATTTTGTATCTGAGGAGATGTTTAAACCTGTTCAGCAGAGAAAAGTCCAGCAAGGGAAAACTATGAAAATAACCAGATTCAAAGaggagatgaaagaagagaacGATTTGATTAAAAGGCATCTGCTGTTCAGCAAATTTTCCTCGAAGCCAGGGATGAAGACACCTTATTTCCCTTCATACCCTCTGAGCCTAGCAGAGTCCCAGACAAAGAGAGGGCACTCACTAAACATCCAATGAAAGAGGACATGCACGAAGAATGAAGGAACCCAGAAGTGCCCTTTCTcccaggaggtgagggagggggtaGGATCTTTGTAAAGCACACAACCCAGAAAAATGCTCCGGGACTCACCTGTCCAGAGTTCCTGAATTTGGAGGCCATGGCCCCGGCGACAGCCTGGTCCACGTTGGCACTGTCGAAGACGATGAAAGGGGCATGGCCACCCAGCTCCATGGACACCCTCTTCACAGAGTTTGCTGCGTGGTGCAACAGGACCTGGGAGCAGACAGAGGATGCTATGAGCACCAATCAATAACAGGGACCAGTAAGGCTTCGTTTCAAAAAAGTCCCCAATAGAGGAGGAAGCCAAGTACACGGTAGTGTATACGGGATGACAGTTTGCATAAGAAACAGGGgaaatgatatatataatataatatatatatatattcatacttgCTTATATTTGATAAACATGGAGAAGATgacaagaaactaaaaataattatgtataaaAGGGAGGAAACCAGGGATGGGGTAAGGGTGAAACTTCTGAATATAAACATGTTTATAATGCCTTGATTTTTGAACCATGTCAGTGTCTGACCTACTCAGAACATTACAAACAGGCTTAACAATCACAGAGATAGGATAATAAAATCACCCAGAACCCCTAGTTTACCACTGATAAAATCCTAAGGTATATCTATCCAGAATATGGCTATATACACAGAGGGATatgtaccttttttaaaaagcaactttgtattttatattgaagtatagctgattaataatgtgatagtttcaggtggacagcaaaaggactcagccatacacatacatgtatccattctccccccaaactcccctcccacccaggttgccacataacgttgaccagagttccctgtgctagacagtaggaccttgctggttatccattttaaatacagcagtgtgtaatGTCCATCCCAAAGTCCCTAAGTATCCCTTTTCCTaggtctatgagtctgtttctattttgtaaataagttcatttatatcatttctttttagattcctcatataagggatgtcatacaatatttctctgacttcactcagtatgacaatctcttaaatccatccatgttgctgcaaatagcattatttcattcattttagtggctgagttatattccattgtatatatgtaccacatctgctttatccatttatttgttgatggacatttaggttacttccatgttttGCCtagtgtaaatagtgctactatgaacacaggggtgtgtgtatcttttcaaattatagtttggTCTCGATGAATGCCCAGGAGTGGCATTGCTaaatcatatggcagctctattttttagttttttaaggaacctgcatactgttttccatagtagctgtaccagttttcattcccaccaacagtgtaggaagattcccttttctccataccttctccagcatttattgtttgtagactttttaatgatgaccattctgactggtgtgagtaaACCTATTTCTTTATTGGACTcaagatagctttttttttttttttttttttgaactttaaagAAATGCTCTTTGCCAGGCCATTGGTTTTTCCGACTCGGCTTGCTCTTGGGTTGCTTGCCTCCACCTGTGTCCTCTGACTGAGTCTTCTTCCCACTCAGCACCCATGATGAGAGCTTGAACCCGACTCTGGCTGCATGGCCCTTGCTGCCTACAATCCTGCTACGTCCTAAGGACTCTTTTCTGCTCCCATTCCCCCTGATGAACTTCTCGGGACTTCAGCCTCCAAAGCCTTAGAAAGGGAGCATGACTGCCCAGCTTACCTTTCTATGAGACACCGGCCCTTGGTCACTGGCCAGCCTCTGAATCTGTTTTCCTCAGGTCAAATGTCCATTCATGGCTGAATTCTCTGTGGGGAGCAGATGAGTACTCTGTCCCCTCCACAGGCCCCGGGAGGGGCGGTCTCCCCAGGAGGGGTAAGGGCAGGGCCGCATCTCCAGAAGAGGCTGATCGACGGGGGTTCAGTTAGAGGCAAGATTCTATGTGCCAAGATCCAGAGCTGAGCCACTGATTCTCTGCAAAGACCAGCTCAGAAGAGGCTATTGGTATGGAGAATGGCTACTTATCAGTGATTTCTATCACTCTTCCCTTTAAACCACTTGAAGCGAAGCACTGTCCCATGTAAATAACTTAAAAGGACAGTTGAACTTGGCAGGAACGCGGTCAGCATTTTCCTAGGGGTCTGTCCGTTGGGGACAGTTTGCTGAGCAAAGTAAGGTTAAGCAGTGAGTGGCTGGTCTTTGCCCAGTATCTGGGTACTTCTCTTGCTTCAGTGGCAAAGGTTTATAACCTTTCTTCTCCCAGGCCTCTTTTTCTCTAACGACTTTGAAACCCACTGAGAATAAGTTTGTCTGcaagatccctggatcagggtgGTAGCACTTTATGGATCTAAAAATTCACGcttctgaaatgaatgaatgagtggcaGGCTTCCCAAGTATGAGTTTGCAGCATAACAATCATGGTTACGGCTGGGAGTTACTAAAATTGGTTTATTTTCTCCTGCTTCTCATGGTGTCCAAAAAATGACCAGTTTAACCAAAACTTTCAgattagatttttattattttaatctgaTACGTTTATGTACTTCTCTAATATGagcatatgcatgtatgtatataaatactagCAGGAAAAATGTGTACAATCTGGTGAGAAACACCATAATTAGGAACTTTTGTTCTAGTCTgcctttttcctgttttaaatatttaaaaggataaataaaaatgcagtcaTAGGCATACAAATGAGGTTTTGGGGGAAGAACTTTTCAACATATAAGGGAGAagaaagctagaaaaaaaaaaagacctttctgTTTCTGTAAGTACCTTTATACTAAACACATTTTTGTTCTAAGGCATCCATTTCTTTAATTCTAGATTATGAAAGAAACACACACTTGAGTGTTATGGGAATATATGATGGACAACTTTCAGCTACTTCACATGCAACAAATAATGGGAACCTTGTCTACTCTTAAACCTTCAGTTTTGTCAAACAGGAACCTAGATCATGTCACAATGAGGAACACCATCCAAATATTTCTGAAAGATGATCAGACATTACAATATGGGACAGAGCTTCTAACACTCTGCTGGAAACCCTCCTCCAAATGGTGACTGAGATGAAGTAGTATTTTTGATACTGTATAAAGAGAAGTTATTAGAATGACACTTGTTTCCTTTGAGACTTAAGTCACATACCTTTCCAGTGGCTGTTGAGCCAGTAAAGGAAATTTTAGATACGAGAGGATCTGTACAAAGTGCTTCCCCTACTTCCTTGGCCTTCTTTTGAGAGCAAGGAATCACGTTGTACACACCTGGGGGAATTCCAGCCTGGTTTGCAAGCTATAAAGAGAAACAGCAAACATGTGGCAGCAAATGATCaaactggaaaaacagaaaagagaaataaatgttttaaccCAGAAAGTAAtggcaaaaaaaacccaaaaaacaaaaacccatagGCTAACTTTGGGGACAGAATACATTTAGAACCGAAATAAGATTCTTACTAGTGCTAATGTGGTAttaaggcttctctggtagctcagatggtaaagagtctgcctgcaatggaggagacctggctttgatccctgggtcaggaagatcgagagaaggaaatggcaatgcactccagtgcatttcttgctgagaaaatcacatggacagaggagcctggcgggcagcactccatggggttgcagagagtcagacacgactgagcgacaatgTGGTATTAATATATTGCAAGTTTCTGCATGAGTTTTAAGCAGTATTTTatcatatgcatgtgtgtgtacacacatgtatgtatatttccCAGCTGTGCCACTAATAAGGCCTAGAAACAGTGACCAGCCAGTAGCAATGACCATCCCTGGTGCCCTAAATGTAGCCTTAAAATATCATTTCTTACCAGAGGAAATAAAGGCTTTCTGCAGAAATGGTTAATCCCAGGTCTGGGACAAGAAATATGTACGATAAGTCTAAAACATTTTGTCATACTAGATAGCAAAGAAGGTCTGAAAAACTGTTAGAGTTATGTTAGAAGATAAAAGAGCCAACTCCAAGAGGCTGCCATCGGCCAAAGTGGGAGCAGTGGGAGCTTCATCAAGGATAATAACCACAAGAAAGTGAAACTCATCAAATACCAGCACATTAAAATCTATTGGCACATAAtgctccttaaaaaaacaaactaattgGGAACCTTTGGCAGATGACAGGAAtagattcatttatttgaaaaactgggaaataaaaagaatcaaatatacTGCCTTTCCTCTGTAAATTCGCCGCCGGGTAACCACAGAGTTGATGGGAAGCTTTGATTTATAGAAGTGGTctggtgaataaatgaatgaaaaaggaaagaattcaaatATTACCATTTGGGCAACTCCTAATGAATTAACAGACCGAGCAGCATCGTACAGCAGTGAGTGCAGACGTGAAAACAGACACCCAGACCTTATTCCCCCTCTGACAAAAGGACGCAAGatgggatcgaacccgagtctgaTGAGGTGTGCGGATACACCTGCCAGTTTGGAAAGCACAGGCGACAGAAGAACGTGGTCCCTGATGTGCTGTCTGCAAAGCCTGGTTGATGGGGAGCTCTACCGGTCAGATGTCCAGCTTCCTCAAAAGACAGACTATACTGGAAAGAAAAGGATGGAGGGGAATCTGCCCAATAGAAGGAACTCATCAGATATTCAAAATTTTAACAAGTAGAGGCCACTGCAGGAAGTCTGGATCAATCCTACTCTGGTGACATGAGAAGCCATTAGAGGGTTTTAAACAGAAGAACAAGATCTGACTGAACGCAGATTgagttggagaagggagtggttaATAAGAGGTGCCCTCAACGTGAGAAATGCCCAGCTTTTagtcacattgctgctgctgctaagtcgcttcagtcatgtctgactctgtgcgaccccatcgacgacagcccaccaggcttccccgtccctgggattctccaggcaagaacactgaagtgggttgccatttccttctccaatgcatgaaagtgaaaagtgaaagtgaagtcgctcagtcgtgtccgactcttcatgaccccatggactgtagcccaccaggctcctccatccatgggattttccaggcaagagtactggagtgggttgccattgccttctccaagatatcaTTGCTAGGGTAGCCTAAACAATAACCTACAGATGTCAGAAAATTCCCATTACTTTTTCTAAAAAGAGGAACATCTGACTTAAAATAATGACTAGTGAATTAAATCATAGCACCACCAAACAAGAGATGCAGGCAAGGGAAGAGGCTTCGACAATGCTTCTTTGTGTCCCAGATAGATAACGTCCTTTTTTGGACCCAGTGCAGCGGCTCACCTCAGCTAAGGCCAGGGCGGAGAAGGGCGTGTCCTCGGCAGGTTTCACCACCACAGTGCAGCCGGCTGCCAGGGCGGCCCCCACCTTCCGTGTGATCATGGCACTGGGGAAATTCCACTGGATCAGAAGAGAGGAGGCGAGTGAGAGGAAGGGCTGGTCCAAAGGCAGGCGGGTCGAGACACCAGCCTGCAAGTTCTGCCTGGCAGAGGTGTTCTTACACACGGGAGCTCAGAACACCTGGCACCTGCTGGCTCCAGGGACTGTGGAGACAAGGGCTCACAGAGACAAAAACACCTTCAGGGTTTAAAACACTATAAAATTATCTACACTGGGTGACAGCCAACTCTCCCTGTAAAGGGCTGGGTAGTAAATAGTTTAGGTTTTGTGGGATGTCCAGTTTCTGTCACAACTAGACAACATGTATACAGATGGGAGTGGCTCTGTCCCagtgaaactttatttacaaacagGCCTGAGGGCTGTAGTTTGGTGACCCTCTGGGGAAAAAGAGTAGCAAAGGTGATTTTGAAGATGGTATATGATATATTACTTCCCTCTCTAGATATTCATAGATAGCTCTCTGTGGATATTTATAGTAATATTTTGTTTCAACAAAACCATGTATAGTGCTTATTCTGACCTAGGCACTGTTGTACGTGAGGTGAGgtcaagtcgttcagtcgtgtccgactctttgcgaccccatggactgtagcccaccaggctcctccgtccatgggattctccaggcaagaatactggagtgggtt from Bos indicus isolate NIAB-ARS_2022 breed Sahiwal x Tharparkar chromosome 23, NIAB-ARS_B.indTharparkar_mat_pri_1.0, whole genome shotgun sequence carries:
- the ALDH5A1 gene encoding succinate-semialdehyde dehydrogenase, mitochondrial isoform X1 encodes the protein MATCLRLRSCAAPHLRRAPPSRICRPRADCPVAPIRGYARGPAGLSSALLHTDGFVGGLWVSAAATFPVHDPASGAELGLVADCGVPEARAAVRAAYEAFCSWRGVSAKERSSLLRKWYDLMIQNKDDLAKIITAESGKPLKEAQGEILYSANFLEWFSEEARRVYGDIISTPAKERRALVLKQPVGVAAVITPWNFPSAMITRKVGAALAAGCTVVVKPAEDTPFSALALAELANQAGIPPGVYNVIPCSQKKAKEVGEALCTDPLVSKISFTGSTATGKVLLHHAANSVKRVSMELGGHAPFIVFDSANVDQAVAGAMASKFRNSGQTCVCSNRFLVQSGIHDSFVKKFAEAIKTNLHVGNGFDERTTQGPLINAKAVEKVEKHVSDAISKGATVVTGGKRHHVGKNFFEPTLLSNVTRDMLCSQEETFGPVAPVIKFNTEEEAVAIANAANVGLAGYFYSQDPAQIWRVAERLEVGMVGVNEGLISSVECPFGGVKQSGLGREGSKYGIDEYLELKYVCFGGL